GAATTCCAACAGGGTAACGTGCTTGACGACCCCGGCCAGATCGATCGCCGCTTCCACGCCTGAGTTACCACCGCCAATCACCGCCACATGCTTGCCTTTAAACAACGGGCCGTCACAGTGCGGACAGTAAGTCACACCACGGGTGCGGTACTGATCTTCGCCCGGTACGCTCATGTTTCTCCAGCGTGCGCCGGTCGCAATGATCACGCTACGGGATTTCAATACTGCGCCGGAAACGGTTATCACCTGGTGTGGCGCGCCCGGTTCGCTACCTGGGATCAGTGCTTCGGCACTCTGGGCATCAATTACATCAACATCATAGTCATCAACGTGGCTTTTCAGCGCGGTTGCCAGCTTCGCGCCTTCCGTTTTCGGCACGGAAATATAGTTTTCAATGTCCACGGTATCCAATATCTGGCCGCCAAAACGCTCGCCCATCAGACCGGTGCGAATCCCCTTACGAGCGGAGTAAACCGCCGCCGCCGCGCCCGCCGGGCCGCTGCCGATGATCAGCACATCGTACACGTCACGCTGATTCAGTTTCTCAACCTGTTTTGCGCCCGCGCCGCTATCAATCTTGGTCACGATCTCAACGAGGCTCATCCGCCCCTGGCTGAAATGCTCACCGTTGAGGAACACGGTCGGCACGCCCATGACGTTACGACTCTGGATCTCATCCTGAAACACGCCGCCGTCAATCGCGGTGTGGCTAATATTCGGATTCAGAACGGCCATTAAATTCAGTGCCTGCACCACATCAGGGCAGTTGTGGCAGGACAACGAGTAATAGGTTTCAAAATGGAATTTACCGTCAAGATGACGGATTTGATCGAGTAATTCTTTCGTTTCTTTTGACGGATGTCCCCCCACCTGCAACAACGCCAGAATCAGCGAGGTAAACTCGTGTCCCATAGGCGCACCGGCAAAACGCGGGCCGCTCTCAGAACCTGGGTTGGTAATCAGGAATGAAGGCTTACGCACTGCCAGGGTGTTGTTTTCAATAAAACTCACCTGTTCGGATAACCCAGCGATCTCGGTCAGTAGCTCTCTTACTTCAGACGATTTAGCTGATTCATCCAGAGTCGCAATCAACTCAACAGGCTTGGTTAACTTTTCCAGATAGGCTTTCAACTGAACTTTCATATTATTGTCGAGCATGGGTTATCCTCAGTGCAGAAAAATCGGGTGCCTGGCACCCGATAAAAACATCAATGTGTTCAATGGGCCTGTGTTAGATTTTACCAACCAGATCCAGAGACGGAGCCAGCGTTGCCTCACCTTCTTTCCATTTGGCTGGGCAAACTTCACCTGGGTGAGCAGCAACGTACTGAGCCGCTTTCACTTTGCGCAACAGGTCTGACGCATCGCGACCGATACCTTCTGCAGTGATTTCCACAGCCTGGATAATGCCTTGCGGGTCAACAATGAAAGTACCGCGGTCAGCCAGACCTTCGGCTTCACGCAGGTTTTCAAAGTTGCGAGTCAGTTGACCAGTCGGGTCGCCGATCATGGTGTATTTGATTTTGGCGATAGTTTCAGAACTGCTGTGCCACGCTTTGTGAGTAAAGTGGGTATCGGTGGAAACAGAGTAGATTTCAACGCCGCGCTGTTGGAATTCATCGTAAAAATCAGCAACGTCGCCCAGCTCAGTCGGGCAAACAAAAGTAAAGTCAGCCGGATAGAAGAAGAACACACTCCATTTACCTTCGATATCT
This is a stretch of genomic DNA from Brenneria rubrifaciens. It encodes these proteins:
- the ahpF gene encoding alkyl hydroperoxide reductase subunit F — translated: MLDNNMKVQLKAYLEKLTKPVELIATLDESAKSSEVRELLTEIAGLSEQVSFIENNTLAVRKPSFLITNPGSESGPRFAGAPMGHEFTSLILALLQVGGHPSKETKELLDQIRHLDGKFHFETYYSLSCHNCPDVVQALNLMAVLNPNISHTAIDGGVFQDEIQSRNVMGVPTVFLNGEHFSQGRMSLVEIVTKIDSGAGAKQVEKLNQRDVYDVLIIGSGPAGAAAAVYSARKGIRTGLMGERFGGQILDTVDIENYISVPKTEGAKLATALKSHVDDYDVDVIDAQSAEALIPGSEPGAPHQVITVSGAVLKSRSVIIATGARWRNMSVPGEDQYRTRGVTYCPHCDGPLFKGKHVAVIGGGNSGVEAAIDLAGVVKHVTLLEFAPELKADSVLQDKVRSLPNVDVILNAQTTEVKGDGQKVTGLTYKDRVSDTQHELPLEGIFVQIGLLPNTGWLEGTVARNRIGEIEIDAKCETSVKGVFAAGDCTTVPYKQIIIATGEGAKASLSAFDYLIRTQPAV
- the ahpC gene encoding alkyl hydroperoxide reductase subunit C, whose protein sequence is MSVINTKVKPFKNMAFKDGQFIEVTEKDIEGKWSVFFFYPADFTFVCPTELGDVADFYDEFQQRGVEIYSVSTDTHFTHKAWHSSSETIAKIKYTMIGDPTGQLTRNFENLREAEGLADRGTFIVDPQGIIQAVEITAEGIGRDASDLLRKVKAAQYVAAHPGEVCPAKWKEGEATLAPSLDLVGKI